The genomic interval aagagcttgggaagtacaagttggcaacatatagagacggtccctacctaacagtgggctcacagtctaagttaataataataataataatgatggcatttatgaagcgcttcctacgtgcgaagcactgttctaagcgctaggatggatacaaggtgatcaggttgtcccacgtggggcccacagttttcactgagaagcagggtggctcagtggaaagagcctgggcttcggcgtcagaggtcatgggttcaaatccttccctggcaattgtcagctgtgtgacttaagtcacttcacttctctgggcctcagttccctcatctgtaaaatggggattaagactgtgagccccccgtgggacaacctgatcaccttatatccccccagtgcttagaacagtgctttgcacatagtaagtgcttaataagtgccatcatcattattattattcattttacagatgagggaactgaggcctagagaagtgaagcgacttgcccaaagtcacacagctgataagtggccgagctgggattagaacccacaacctctgactcccaatcccgggctctttccactgagccacgctgcttcgggaggGCATGGTTGACAAGGATTGGTCTGCAAAAGTCCCAGAGTACAAGCTTCTCTATCAccaaatagtatctattgagcgcctgctgtgtgcacagcactgtactaagcgtttgggagagtatcaaCAGGGCTagtagacattccctacccataacaagcggtaagactttaagaaaaaaatagaccctccccaccccacccaaattGCTGGCACATAAAATCATTTTTCCGTCCGGCTGGCGGTTATCGCATTAGTGCGTTTGAATTGGCGAAATTCCTGTGCTGCACATTTTTTAATCCCAAGGAAGAATGGCTTCTGGTGACTTACTTGGAGGAAGAAAGTAGTGGCCCACGTAGGGGGATCTCGAACGAGTAAGGTTATAAGGCATTTCATGAAGGATTGGCAATACGAGCGGAAATTTTGAATAGATCATTTTCTAGGAAGTTTGGGGTTAGCTCGAACGAGTAAGGTTATAAGGCATTTCATGAAGGATTGGCAATACGAGCGGAAATTTTGAATAGATCATTTTCTAGCAAGTATTGTTTCTGAAAACAGAGGTAATCAAACCTTGAAGATGCCACTATAGGAACACATGCCTTTCCTTTCATGGGCAAGTGAATCGTCGGTTCCGAATACATCTGACCATGCCAACCTCCTAACTGGTTTCGAAAGTTTCCATTTCTGGTGCCACTAAACTATGACAAATTCCAGGATGCAGAATGTCACACTGACAACAACTTTCCAGCATTTAAAAGTAAACTTGGGCGTGTTGCTATTTTGTTAACAATCTCACACTGGGAAGAACGTGTCTTTCTACTCCCCCAAAcgtctagtatagtgctcgggacagtctcctccttctagactgtgagcccgttgttgggtagggattgtctctatctgttgccgaattgtactttccaagcgcttggtacagtgctctgcacacagtaggcgctcaatacatatgaataaataatcgctcaataaatacagttgatgttTAATTCGGCAGGGCTTGAAGGTAGCCGACTGGAAGGCTGGGTTCTTGTAttaccctctctgcagtctccctgTTGTCTACAGGGTTGCAGTTGGCTTTTCGTAAATGCTGTTGAAGAGGAAGCCATTGTGACTTACAAAACAAACACGTCCTAGTGGAAATTCAAACTATTAAAATAGGGAGGTGTACTGAAAATGAAATTGTTTGTTTGAAATACCTCTAAAGGCAGAATGAACTTtaggaaagagcccagaaaaGACAAAGaggccagccccacagctcttaataGCGATTCAGAGTGCTGTTGTATTGTTCAAATGATACAGATTTTACAGCTTCTCTTGCCACGTTATTTACCTGACTCGCGCTCCGGCAGAAAATGAAAGTTTTTATGCTGGTCCGCATTCGTGATGAAGGATCGAGGGCTCTCCTTTCCCCAGACAaactagaagggggggaaaatgCCGTCACCGACCTCCAAACGACTTGACAAAAGAGGCTTCCTCGCAGTCCCCCGCAAATTCTGCCCCAGGCCTGGGTCGGTTTATGAAATTCCTGCCCCCCGATATCTGTGgattctccctgtctccttccttgCCTTcggtgcagagagagagagagaggagggggaaccaACAatgcatcccagcgcttaaaagagtgcttggcactagtaagcgcttaacaaataccatcatcattattatcaatgcgAGGTTCCCCCGAATCAGGCCCGCAAATGATAGGAAAGCTTGGGCTGGGCCCCGGGAGCCCATGTTGGCTTCCCTGGGCACCGAGCTGACCAGATTTCAGGGGACGGAAAAATGATTTTGTGTGCCAGCAATTTGGGTGGGTTTGGGGagggtctattttttttttcttaaagcctTACCGCTcgtctgggtagggaatgtctactAGCCCTGTtgatgctctcccaaacgcttagtacagcactaagTTCCTGGGGGAAATCCGTtgggtgacttccccagggtggaGCTTTGCCCTCCCTCCAAGCCGGCCCTAAAGACCCCAGCAGCCGCTGTCTTGGCCCAAGCTGTGGGCGGTGGGAGGTTCCCTGCGGGGCCATGTTTTTCCAGGAAGGGAACGAGCAGTGGCGACCTCCCCTCGTCCCTTCGATCTCCCCCCCCGATGCTTGTTTTCGGCCGTAGAGGCTGGGGCAGGGCCGGGCCACCCCCCTCCGGGCGAGGCCCGGCCTGGATCAGtcgggtgggtggggagaagctacagttttccccctccccaccctccccaaacaGGGCCTGTTAGTGGCAAAGGATGGGAGGGGTCAGCCGAGCCGGTTACAGCCGGTTTTGCAGTGGGCGTGGGGTTCCCTGgagcctccccccctcccctgcagCCTGCTTCCTTCCCAAACATTCCCGGCTGCACGGGATCAGGACATCAACCAGCTGCTGCTTCTACTGACACTAAAATAGTGTTTGCAGAgtaccctaataataacaatgatgatggtatctggtaagcgcttaccatcaatcaatcaatcgtatttattgagcgcttactatgtgcagagcactgtactaagcgcttgggaagtacaaattggcatcacatagagacagtccctacccaacagtgggctcacagtctaaaagggggagacagagaacagaaccaaacataccaacaaaataaaataagtaggatactgggtattcaggttgtcccacccggggctcacacttttaatccctattttacagatgaggtaactgaggcacagagaagtcaagtgacttgcccaaagtcacccagcagacaagtggcagagtggaattagaacccacatcctctgactcccaagcctgggctctttccactaagccgtgggttgggagagtatatacaGAGGGGATTTAACCACAGTTTCTGCCCCTTTTGGGTCGGGGCTCgtagcccagtaataataatgatatttattaagaacttaccatgtgcacggttctaagtgctgaggtagatacaaggtaatcaggttgtcccacatggggcttacagcctttaatccctattttacagatgaggcaaccgaggcacagagaagtgaagtgacttgccccaagtcacacagctaagtggaagagatgggattagaactcatgacctctgactcccaatcctgtgctcgttccactaagccacgccgcttcccaagagcttgcgtggggagaagggattggagacagacacatcaggagtgatgaaacattaaagcaCAAATTGTGGGGGAAGGAAATGCCACTTTGAATACTACTGGAATCCTGGAAACATGTATTTTTATATGTTTCTCTGTCTCCTGGCTTTTGGGGTGCAGCCAGGTGGGGAGTTTAAAGCATGTTTtcaacctaagcacttagttacagtattctacatacagtaactgcccaataaataccactgattttctaAGGAGATTTTAAAGAACACTGTAATTATACTGTTAAACAGTGGGATAGAGGTGTGAGCTACTGAGAGGGAACAGTGGTGGAAAGACTGACCCAGTGTCCAGCAGCCAGGAAAAAGGTGACCATTTTGAGTAAATGCATCACTTAGACTATGCCAAGGAAGTGCTTGCATTGCCAAAGGAGATGGTTTACATAGTACATAAGGGACAGTTGGGAATACAATGATCTTTTCAGTCTCCTCTGCCACACAGTTGTCAATAAGAATACAAAATTCAACATGAAAAAATTCCTGGTTTTTTTGTGGGATGCATGTGAACTGTTCCTTGCTGAGCTGCTTCTGTCAagtctatttactgagcgcttactgtgtgcagagcactgtactaagcacatgggagagaacaacagacacattccctgtgcacaacgagcttacagtctagagggaaaaagtTGAGGCTctgctgggatacgaacccaatGTCATTAAGAGTAAATAAAGGTGGGAGAAATACAGTTGTTAATATTTAAAATTGAACTAAAGGTAGCGATTTAAACTGTGCTGAACTGCTGTTTTTTTAGTCCCTGTAGTCTAGCACTAGAAAATCCAGAAATTGTTCAAAACAGTACTTActggaaaaaaataatgatggtatttgttaagtgcttactatgtgccaagcactgtactaagcgctgaaatcaAAACACTTCTCTGCTTGTGCTAGTTTATAGATTATTTCCTTTTGGTACATTGATTATCCTTGGATATTTTCGTTGAGTAGGTAGTAAAGGGAAACATTACTCTAAGAAAACATTAAATACTTTGGATCATTTACAAAAGCAAAGTAACCAAGATTTCATTGTTCTTTCACTGAGGAAAATCCACAAGGGGAAGGCCCAATTTCAGTAGAATAGAAAGATGTGTTTGTTGTCTTCATTAGGGATCTGCCTCACGTGGGAacggattatcttatatctaccccaaacaTAGTgcatgacaaatactattattattattattatctgtctaaaTGAAACTTTAAGGTTCTTTGTCAAGGAAAGTTTGTAGCTCAGCGTTCACTCACAGTTTGGACTCCTGGGCAAATCTAGGGGAGGCTTGTATATGCTTTGGGTAGTTCAGATGAGATAAACAGGTTGGTCTGATCatgcctttctcctcttcccaggtTTACATCAGCCTAAGGAACAAGAACAAGCAACAATGGCAGCAATCCCATCAAGCGGCTCACTTGTAGCAACCCATGACTACTACAGGCGTAAGTTCCTGATATTATGTATCTAGGGGGAGAATTGTGACCTACTTGTACGTATTGAGTTTTTGGCAATATGCAGACCACCACCTTAGTGCTTGGGATTAGTCAATTAGAGGTAAAAAGATGATCTATGCCAAACCTTGGTGGGACCAATGGACCATCACTCCTAGGTTTTCTCTCTCCTATCATATTCAAAAGATGAGTGGACAAATAGGATGATGGTTGCCCTCCTCGACATCCATTTCTGGTTAAAGATTTACCTATTATGGGCCCTTCATCCACAAATTTATTTAGCCCTCTTAACATTTTCTGCCTACGAAACTTCCTATAGTAATGAATCCCGTATGCTTACTATTCAGTTTTCCATTTtgtttaagcttcttgtggggaatAAATGTTCTGTGAGCCCTTCGCTCATTAGGCCCTCAAATAACGTGGATTCAGCTTACCACCTTTGGGCTGTAATAGATACTCCTTAGTCTGGAGCTAGTGGGATTTGGTGAAGTAAAGCCTACATTCATCCTATTCACACCTTTGTAGGAATTTTGAAAATTCTTTCTAAACGTTTAATTAAAATCTAGCATTGTTGATGAAATCTAATATTCCAAGAAAGCAACATTACATTTTTGGCTAAGAACAAGTCATTTTTAGGCCTGTGACATGGCCTTAATTGtgctgccttcccttccctctcagcgAGTGTGCTTAGTGGAAATGATGCCAGACCCTGACACAAATGATACCTTGATTCTCCCCTTCTGTACATATCCCTATTGGCTCCACATTTGTCCTACCTCCACCCTGATTTTAGAAAACTGCTGTCCTTCTGGGTAATGTCTTCTGGCCAGAGTAAGTGCAGAGGTGTTCTCAATTGCCTTAGCCTTCAAGAATTTAACAGCATTGAGAAAATGACTTTCTTGATTGGGTCCCCTAGAGACTATTTGCCTACGGAATCCACAACTCTAGTTATAACCATGGGACAGTTATCCTTCAACATCCAGTAATGGTAATTTGCACAGAACTACAAAACCCATTTCAGTTTATAATTGACTACGGTTTGCTTTTGGTATGGGGAAACTTGTAGATTACTTCTCCCAGCTGGTGGATCTCTCGCCTTTTCTGAATATTCCTATGGAAAAACTAAAGTGGTGAAATTTCTTCTCTGAAATTTTAAGAAAAGGGTAGTGCTTATTTTTCCCCAGAAAACTTACAATATAAATCTAGGCAGAGAAAGGAGAATAAGATGGGAGTGTCACAAAGTCCCCTTAAGTCCTGAGGTGGTGATATCCTTATACTATTAATTTAGGCAAAAGACAAGTCTGGCCttcttcaaaaaaaaataatttaatgaAAAGCCCCTgtttgaataatgggagcaaaatacatacatatattctaAAACATGGGCATATTTCTTCACAGGACGTCTGGGTTCCACTTCCAGCAACAGCTCCTGTGGAAGTGCTGAATactctggggaggttatcccCCACCATCCAGGTAGGGATAAAGCCTTGTTCCTCCAAAAAATGACCCCGAAAACTTTGTGCCTTCATTgtaacaaattgtactttccaagcgctttgtacaatgctctgcacatagtaagcactcaataaatacgattgaatgaatgaaagccaccaACTGATTGCCGTTCTATATCACTGGTTTGTAGGACAGATTCATTAATCGCTGGTACTGAACCTTAGTTATGCTCTTGCTCTGTGAAAACAGCACTGATGGACAAATTCCAGAAACTGGTATTACTTAAAAAATAAACTGGCTCAAAATTTGATTAGAATGTTACAAATTATTGATTTGCTTGAGGCATTTTCCCAGGTCAGGAAATAAGTTCTGTGGCCTCATGCTTTAATACCACTTAATTTGTTGCTAGACCTAGTAACCACCGTCCTCTTTTCTTAGGTCTTCCCAAGTCAGACCCGGGCCACTGGTGGACTAGCTTCTTCTTTGGAAAATCAAGCCATCCCTTCATGACAACGGTATTGGAATCCCCAGAGAAGTAAGTAGGCTTTCATTTTGGAGAGAGATTTCGTGGAAACCTCAAACAGTTAAAGAATGAAATGTCTGGGGTAAGAATAAGGGTCATGACAAATATAAACTAAACCCAGAGGGTAGGAGCTAGCTTTATCTTGTGTGGGGCTAGCATTGTCCATCTAATATGCTATTCATTCATCCTATACAAACCTCTCCAGTGAGATTGAGTAATTATCATCAACACTGAGGACCAGAAGCAGATTGGAATATGCTAGAACTgagtaggggagaggaagagtggcTGGGATGGAAGATAGTGAGTGTTTAGAACTCTAGAAGTCTTGTTGACTTACCTATGTGTCTAGGCTTTTCCTCTATATCCTAAAGTTGTAGTTCTTCTTAAAGTAGTCCATAGTGCTAATATCTTtgttagaggaaggaagggaagggatttgTAGCAATTGAAAACCTCTGATTTTTTCACTCTTTTTTTcactctttttttgttgttgttgttgttgttctacaGTTCAGGAACTTTCCAGGTGGCTAATGGCATGATCACTTGTGACCTGGCTCAGGAAGCAATGAGGAAGCACCACATCAGTGAGCCCAGCAAACCCAGTGCTGGGCCTTCTGTGTGAACAAGTGgcagactgctgctgctgctcgatGCTTCTGAAACGCTAGGAGTCAGAGCccatttccccccccctccctcccttcccccccccctcctttcctttccccttagtATAGACAGGCTGCCTAAGTAGAActagtttgtgttttttttattttaaagaaagcAAAACACCAAAAACACAAATCAAACTTTTTACTCCCAAGTTAAGAACGAGCTTTCCTAGCAGCCTTGGTAACTTTTTTGTTAAATTTGTACTCAGTGGAAACTAATAAAATTTCAGCAACCTTTTAACTCCGGTGCGGGCTTAATTCCTCAAGCATAAACCTTCCAAGGAAGGAGCCCCTTATGCCTTGTGCATCAAGCCAAAAGAAGACAAGGGTGAAAAGTAGAAGACTTACCTTAGGTCCAGTCAGATGCTTCCCTAGGTGTTTGGGCTATGGAGCTGCCACAATTTGGGCAAATTGTTGGTAGCATAAAACAAAAGgaagatacagtccttgccctcaagcttTCAGTGTTATGAAAGACAGAAGCAAACACAAATAGCAAGCATTCACTAGTCAAAAAAGTACAGTCATAAAATGATTAAACTTTGTGATAAAATGCATCCTCATGTAAATTAGTGCTAATGGGACAACTGACCAGTAAGTGGGGCTTGCCTCTTCCTGGAAGTAGTTtttttgtttacttattttggaAGGTTCGGAAGAGCTGGAGGTCAGGGGGTGTGCAATGGATCAGAGGAGAaattgtgaagagcattgtagaGTTAGAAAGTTgggatagaaagagcatgagacttcAGGGAAAAGGGAACTGGTGTGAAGACAGCTGGAGATAAAATGTtccgcacccagtaaacacttaataaatgccttaaggGTTCAGCAGTTGTGGGTTTTACAAAGGAATTCAATAAGATGTTAACTACTTCCAGGTGTTAGCCAGAACAGCAACAGAACCAAGTCACGGGATGCTAAAGGAGTGGAGCGTAGTCTGTGGAGAGAAATGCTGACACTAGATTGGTTAGGGCTGAGAGTATAAATTGCCTCATCAGACTTGGACAAAAAATGATGCGTGATCAGCTGCAGTGGTTATGTAAACTAGGAGACTAAGCTATCAGAAAGTCTTTGAGAAGAGCTTTCCTTATCTTTCCAGTCTCCTCCTATCCTTTCCAGCTCCACAGTTAGGGACCAGTAGATGCTGGTTTGGCAGCCCAAAACTGAAGCTGAGGGATTGAGTCTAAAAtttgctctcctctctccagcttaCCAAATGGATTTACAGCCTCAAGTAGACCAAGAAAAATCAGGTGTATTATCCCTAGTAATCCTACCTTGACTTTGTTGTTAATaatcacccccctgccccacaatcAGCCCCTTTTCCCCTTTATTATTTCTAACTCGGTGTGCAAAGCTTTCAGCAGTGGTCCTGCCAAGACAAACTTGTTGGGGCTGAAGTTTCCTGCAGCTTAGAAGGAGAGACCTTTACACAACTGGTTTCTGACACAGTTGCTGTAGCAACCACAGCAATGATCGGAAAGTCGTTTCAGCATACACTGAGTAATGTGCCCAAGGGAAAACTCTTTAATAGCATAGCCAaatatttagaccatgagctgctcagggatggggactttgtccaatctgattatcttgtatccaccccagtgctgagtacagtacatgacacatagtaagtatttaacaagtaccataaaaaatggagtTAAAATGTCTTCTCTTTCTATCTTTCCTGTCTCCTGTTTCTTCTATCTTCTCTTTGCCTAAGAATAGGAAAAGCCAATTAAATCATTTCAATCTAGGAATAACAAGGGTGTGGCTGCACAGTCAAAATGCAGGACGGAGAAATGAGCTGGGGACTTTGGGAAGTGGAAACTCTGAAACTGAATGTTTCAAACCCAAATCCGGGCCATGTAAGGAACCTAGCAGAGATGGCAGTTGCTACAGGCTAGATGCTAAATGGGGCTGGAATCTGAGGGGTACTAAGGGAGGATTGAGCA from Tachyglossus aculeatus isolate mTacAcu1 chromosome 8, mTacAcu1.pri, whole genome shotgun sequence carries:
- the PPDPF gene encoding pancreatic progenitor cell differentiation and proliferation factor; amino-acid sequence: MAAIPSSGSLVATHDYYRRRLGSTSSNSSCGSAEYSGEVIPHHPGLPKSDPGHWWTSFFFGKSSHPFMTTVLESPENSGTFQVANGMITCDLAQEAMRKHHISEPSKPSAGPSV